The bacterium genome has a window encoding:
- the mtnA gene encoding S-methyl-5-thioribose-1-phosphate isomerase, giving the protein MTSTPYIPLEYRDGRLRWIDQTKLPQELLYRESADWRDVVAAIQRLELRGAPLLGIAGAYAVVLLLNGLSKTKQIFNDLDDDELQQLTEIGRARPTAVNLMIAVQRLLDAIRQNPQEDFREVALHEAEKIADYERKACEKISHFGATHLRDCKTFLTHCNTGPLATGGMGTAFGVVMECYRRNILVQVFATDTQPLRQGARLTVWEFQQWGVPVTLIPDTAAAGLLRSGTIDAVVVGADRVTRNGDFANKVGTAGLAGIAHLTNTPFYSAFPWSTIDANLLYGSEISIEERSPQEVLGTLGYPIGQEPPVWNPAFDVTPHTWVSGYITDRGVFTRDTFTQQIAAPAAETE; this is encoded by the coding sequence ATGACAAGCACGCCATACATCCCATTAGAATACCGCGATGGACGTTTGCGATGGATCGATCAAACCAAACTTCCGCAGGAGTTGTTATATCGGGAGAGTGCGGATTGGCGGGATGTCGTTGCGGCTATCCAACGGTTGGAACTCCGGGGTGCTCCGTTACTTGGTATCGCAGGTGCGTATGCCGTTGTTTTGCTCCTCAATGGATTATCGAAGACAAAACAGATCTTTAACGATTTAGATGATGACGAGTTACAGCAGCTTACGGAAATTGGACGCGCCCGCCCGACTGCCGTAAATTTAATGATTGCTGTGCAACGGTTGCTCGATGCAATCCGTCAAAATCCTCAAGAAGATTTTCGCGAAGTAGCATTGCATGAAGCCGAGAAGATTGCTGATTATGAGCGCAAAGCCTGTGAGAAGATTAGCCACTTTGGCGCAACGCATTTGCGCGATTGTAAGACTTTTTTGACGCATTGTAATACCGGTCCATTGGCGACCGGGGGTATGGGAACCGCATTCGGCGTCGTAATGGAATGTTACCGCCGCAATATATTGGTGCAGGTGTTTGCGACCGATACCCAACCATTACGACAAGGGGCGCGCCTTACAGTCTGGGAATTCCAGCAGTGGGGAGTGCCGGTAACGCTAATTCCCGATACGGCAGCCGCGGGTTTATTGCGTTCTGGAACGATTGATGCAGTGGTTGTTGGAGCAGATCGCGTTACCCGCAACGGTGACTTTGCGAATAAAGTAGGTACGGCGGGTCTTGCGGGAATAGCTCATTTAACGAATACACCTTTTTATTCAGCATTTCCGTGGTCGACCATCGATGCGAATCTACTTTACGGCAGTGAAATATCGATCGAAGAACGGTCGCCACAAGAAGTTTTGGGAACATTAGGATATCCAATCGGACAGGAACCTCCGGTTTGGAATCCGGCATTCGATGTGACACCACATACTTGGGTGTCAGGATACATAACAGATCGCGGGGTGTTTACCCGCGACACTTTCACGCAACAAATTGCCGCTCCCGCGGCGGAAACCGAATAA